One part of the Neisseria zalophi genome encodes these proteins:
- the pepN gene encoding aminopeptidase N, with protein MSKTVHYLKDYQAPAYTVSHTDLHFDIQEPYTTVQADLAVVPQNIGAPLVLDGSAELLSVRINGNDVNDYTLADEKLTIANVPHEAFTLSVATRIKPSENKSLMGLYASGGNLFTQCEPEGFRKITFYPDRPDVMSVFTTTITADESRYPVLLSNGNKTDSGKLSDGRHWVKWSDPFAKPSYLFALVAGDLAKTSDSFTTRSGKKVAIEFYTAAADQNKTGFAVESLKNAMRWDETRFDLEYDLDIYMVVAVGDFNMGAMENKGLNIFNTKYVLADSRTATDADFAGIESVIAHEYFHNWTGNRVTCRDWFQLSLKEGLTVFRDQEFSADRAGMLTRIENVALLRQHQFPEDAGPTAHPVRPASYEEMNNFYTMTVYEKGAEVVRMYHTFLGEAGFQKGMKLYFQRHDGQAVTCDDFRAAMADANGFNFDQFALWYSQAGTPVLDVATEAQNNGDYLIRIKQHIPATPDMADKKPMMIPVKIALFSAETDSFGQPVAFGLNDSDALQTETVLRVTEAEQTFVLKGVNRQVVPSLLRGFSAPVHLNYPYSDEDLSVLLAADNDPFARWEAGQTLYRRAIAANETALAQKQPLPEHTKLLQAVEYVLKADLDAGFKAMLLGIPPEAELWADRDAIDPLRIHHAREALLDIIATRFKDYFYALNSEGAQHEQQADPATRYEYSPELAGWRSLRNVCRTFVLRADPAHIDIVAERYAAMAQNMTHEWGILSAVNHNESDKRNELLTAFAQKFSEDALVMDKYFMLVASSRRSDTLTQVQTALQHPKFSLENPNKARSLLGAFSRNIPHFHAENGSGYAFIADKVMEIDRFNPQVAARLVQAFNICNKLEPVRRQHMTEQLKRIQAQQGLSKDTAEIVGKILA; from the coding sequence ATGAGCAAAACCGTACATTATCTGAAAGACTATCAGGCTCCGGCCTACACCGTTTCCCACACCGACCTGCATTTCGACATACAGGAACCCTACACCACCGTTCAAGCGGATTTGGCCGTTGTGCCGCAAAACATCGGCGCCCCGTTGGTATTGGACGGTTCCGCCGAATTGCTATCCGTCCGCATCAATGGCAACGACGTCAACGACTACACACTGGCCGACGAAAAGCTCACCATAGCAAACGTGCCGCACGAAGCCTTTACCCTATCGGTAGCAACACGCATCAAGCCGTCTGAAAACAAATCGCTGATGGGATTGTATGCATCGGGTGGCAACCTATTTACCCAGTGCGAACCGGAAGGTTTTCGTAAAATCACGTTTTACCCCGACCGCCCCGATGTGATGTCGGTTTTCACCACCACCATCACTGCCGACGAAAGCCGCTACCCCGTTTTACTGTCCAACGGCAACAAAACCGACAGCGGCAAACTTTCAGACGGCCGCCATTGGGTAAAATGGTCGGATCCGTTTGCCAAACCCAGCTACCTGTTTGCCTTGGTAGCCGGCGATTTGGCCAAAACCAGCGACAGCTTCACCACCCGCAGCGGTAAAAAAGTCGCCATCGAATTCTATACCGCCGCAGCCGACCAAAACAAAACCGGATTTGCCGTCGAATCACTGAAAAACGCCATGCGTTGGGACGAAACCCGCTTCGACCTCGAATACGATTTGGATATCTACATGGTTGTCGCCGTCGGCGACTTCAATATGGGCGCAATGGAAAACAAAGGCCTGAATATTTTCAACACCAAATACGTTTTGGCCGACAGCCGTACCGCCACCGATGCCGATTTTGCCGGTATCGAAAGCGTGATTGCCCACGAATATTTCCACAACTGGACAGGCAACCGCGTTACCTGCCGCGACTGGTTCCAACTTTCACTCAAAGAAGGGCTGACCGTTTTCCGAGATCAGGAATTCTCAGCCGACCGCGCCGGCATGCTGACCCGTATCGAAAACGTCGCCCTGTTGCGGCAGCACCAGTTCCCTGAAGATGCCGGCCCCACCGCCCACCCCGTCCGCCCCGCTTCTTACGAAGAAATGAACAACTTCTACACCATGACAGTTTATGAAAAAGGCGCGGAAGTGGTGCGCATGTACCACACTTTCTTAGGTGAAGCAGGCTTCCAAAAAGGCATGAAACTGTATTTCCAACGCCACGACGGCCAAGCCGTCACCTGCGACGACTTCCGCGCCGCCATGGCCGATGCCAACGGCTTTAACTTCGACCAATTCGCCTTATGGTACAGCCAAGCCGGCACTCCTGTTTTAGATGTTGCCACCGAAGCGCAAAATAACGGCGACTACCTTATCCGCATCAAACAACACATTCCCGCCACGCCGGATATGGCCGATAAAAAACCGATGATGATACCGGTGAAAATCGCCCTCTTTAGCGCCGAAACCGACTCATTCGGCCAACCGGTCGCATTCGGATTGAACGACAGCGATGCCTTGCAAACCGAAACCGTTTTGCGCGTTACCGAAGCCGAACAAACATTCGTTTTAAAAGGCGTTAACCGCCAAGTCGTTCCCTCGCTACTGCGCGGTTTCTCCGCCCCCGTGCACCTCAACTACCCATACAGCGACGAAGATTTAAGCGTTTTATTGGCCGCCGACAACGATCCTTTTGCCCGTTGGGAAGCCGGACAAACCCTATACCGCCGCGCCATTGCCGCCAATGAAACCGCTTTGGCACAAAAGCAACCGCTGCCGGAACACACTAAGCTCTTGCAGGCAGTCGAATATGTGTTAAAAGCGGATTTGGACGCCGGTTTCAAAGCCATGCTGTTAGGCATACCGCCCGAAGCCGAATTATGGGCCGACCGCGACGCTATCGATCCCTTGCGCATCCACCACGCCCGCGAAGCCCTGCTTGATATCATCGCCACCCGCTTCAAAGATTATTTTTACGCCCTCAATAGCGAAGGTGCGCAACATGAGCAACAAGCCGACCCGGCCACCCGCTACGAATACAGCCCCGAGCTGGCCGGCTGGCGCAGCTTGCGTAATGTCTGCCGCACTTTTGTCTTACGCGCCGATCCGGCACATATCGACATCGTCGCCGAACGCTATGCCGCTATGGCGCAAAACATGACCCACGAATGGGGCATCTTGTCAGCCGTCAACCACAACGAAAGCGATAAGCGCAATGAATTGCTGACCGCCTTTGCCCAAAAATTCAGCGAAGACGCTTTGGTGATGGACAAATATTTCATGCTCGTTGCCTCCAGCCGCCGCAGCGACACCCTCACCCAAGTTCAGACAGCCTTGCAACACCCCAAATTCAGTTTGGAAAACCCCAATAAAGCACGTTCGCTACTGGGCGCGTTCAGCCGCAACATCCCCCATTTCCATGCCGAAAACGGTTCGGGCTATGCCTTTATTGCCGATAAAGTGATGGAAATCGACCGCTTCAACCCGCAAGTTGCCGCCCGCTTGGTACAGGCCTTCAATATCTGCAACAAACTCGAACCTGTACGCCGGCAACACATGACGGAACAACTCAAACGGATTCAGGCACAACAAGGCTTATCGAAAGATACCGCCGAAATTGTCGGCAAAATCTTGGCTTAA
- the orn gene encoding oligoribonuclease has product MTQNATHLCWLDMEMTGLNPETDKIIEVAMIITDQDLNVLAQSEVYAIHQSDDILNNMDAWNTATHARTGLTQRVRESKHTEAEVEQKLLDFMAEWIPAQTTPMCGNTIHQDRRFMVRYMPRLETYFHYRNLDVSTLKELARRWNPAVYKGVVKKGAHQALDDILESIEEMRYYREHFLRLPTA; this is encoded by the coding sequence ATGACTCAAAACGCAACCCATCTTTGTTGGCTCGATATGGAAATGACCGGGCTGAACCCCGAAACCGACAAAATTATCGAAGTCGCCATGATTATTACCGATCAGGATTTAAACGTATTGGCACAATCGGAAGTGTATGCCATCCATCAAAGCGACGACATCCTGAACAATATGGACGCATGGAACACCGCTACCCACGCCCGCACGGGGCTGACGCAGCGGGTACGCGAATCGAAACACACCGAAGCCGAAGTCGAGCAAAAACTATTGGACTTTATGGCAGAATGGATTCCCGCCCAAACCACCCCGATGTGCGGCAACACCATCCACCAAGACCGCCGTTTTATGGTGCGCTATATGCCTCGTCTTGAAACCTACTTCCATTACCGCAATCTGGATGTTTCCACTTTAAAAGAACTGGCACGCCGTTGGAATCCCGCCGTTTACAAAGGCGTGGTCAAAAAAGGCGCGCATCAGGCTTTAGACGATATTTTGGAAAGCATTGAAGAAATGCGCTATTACCGCGAACACTTCCTGCGGCTGCCGACGGCATAA